In Gemmatimonadota bacterium, a single genomic region encodes these proteins:
- the recG gene encoding ATP-dependent DNA helicase RecG, with protein sequence MSFSQLDRPAQFLKGVGPKRADALANMGITSARDLLYHIPRRYDDASTLTPIGSLEVGLDATAVGRVRSKGVIPTRRGLRIFQVVLEDDTGMITVAWPGQPWLDRKIRAGDTLLVTGPVKFFHGRQIHPREYSLLSRSGDGEPDKGTIFVSYPASEDVPQWLLRRILGSNLDELLSWADDDEYLTEEQRSSRGLPSLGEALSALHRPASLSDAEVGRRRLAFDELFFLQLVQAQARRRATEVEEGITHERTNELIRPLHEGLPFALTTAQAAVLREIYRDMRSKRRMSRLLQGDVGSGKTVVAVFAMLLAAEGGYQAALMAPTEILAEQHARKLTEWLEPLGVDVVLLTGSLTASERREALESIESGQVRIVVGTHALIQDTVSFARLGLVIVDEQHRFGVRQRMALVEREGLRPDVLVMSATPIPRSLAMTLYGDLDLSVLDELPPGRKPVTTVLRTPDRRDAVYAFVDEQLAEGRQAYIVYPLVSESEKVDLLAATEEFERLRQEVFPERRLGLLHGQLRPAEKDAVMRSFLAGDLDLVVATTVIEVGIDVANATVLVIEHAERFGLSQLHQLRGRVGRGAAESHCIMIAEPVEEASERLKVFRDTSDGFEIARADLRIRGQGDLFGSQQHGRDPLLRFADLMTDEDLLIEAQRAARELVAADPELQKPAQRRMRELLESRYRERLEMFGVG encoded by the coding sequence GTGAGCTTCTCCCAGCTCGACCGCCCGGCCCAGTTCCTCAAGGGGGTGGGGCCGAAGCGAGCGGACGCTCTGGCGAACATGGGCATTACCTCTGCTCGAGATCTCCTGTACCACATCCCAAGGCGCTACGACGATGCGTCGACCCTCACCCCTATCGGAAGCCTCGAGGTCGGCCTGGACGCGACCGCGGTCGGTCGGGTGCGCAGCAAAGGGGTCATCCCGACCCGCCGCGGCCTGCGCATCTTCCAGGTCGTCCTGGAAGACGATACGGGCATGATCACGGTCGCTTGGCCGGGCCAGCCGTGGCTGGATCGTAAGATCCGCGCTGGCGACACGCTGCTCGTGACGGGTCCGGTGAAGTTCTTCCACGGGCGTCAGATCCACCCACGTGAGTACTCGTTGCTGTCGCGGTCCGGGGACGGCGAGCCCGACAAAGGCACGATCTTCGTCAGCTATCCCGCGAGCGAAGATGTTCCGCAGTGGCTGCTGCGAAGGATTTTGGGGAGCAACCTCGACGAGTTGCTCTCCTGGGCCGACGACGACGAATACCTCACCGAGGAGCAGCGCTCCTCGCGCGGGCTCCCGAGTCTGGGCGAGGCGCTGTCGGCGCTGCACCGTCCCGCGAGCCTCTCCGACGCCGAAGTCGGACGGCGCAGACTCGCTTTCGACGAGCTCTTCTTCCTGCAGCTCGTGCAAGCCCAAGCCCGACGGCGCGCGACCGAAGTCGAGGAGGGCATCACGCACGAGCGGACCAACGAACTGATTCGACCGCTGCACGAGGGCCTCCCCTTTGCATTGACGACTGCTCAGGCCGCGGTGCTGAGGGAGATCTACCGGGACATGAGGTCGAAGCGGCGCATGAGCCGCTTGCTGCAGGGTGACGTGGGATCGGGCAAGACCGTCGTAGCAGTTTTTGCCATGCTGCTAGCCGCGGAGGGCGGCTATCAAGCCGCGCTCATGGCGCCAACGGAGATCCTCGCCGAGCAGCACGCGCGTAAGCTCACGGAATGGCTCGAGCCGTTGGGCGTCGACGTCGTCCTACTCACGGGCAGCCTCACCGCCTCCGAGCGCCGTGAGGCGCTCGAGTCCATCGAGTCTGGACAGGTTCGCATTGTTGTCGGTACGCACGCGCTCATTCAGGACACCGTGAGCTTCGCTCGGCTCGGGCTCGTCATCGTCGACGAACAGCACCGCTTCGGCGTACGGCAACGCATGGCGTTGGTCGAGAGGGAGGGCCTCCGTCCTGATGTGCTGGTCATGTCCGCGACGCCGATCCCTCGATCGCTCGCGATGACCCTTTATGGCGATCTCGACCTCAGCGTGCTCGACGAGTTGCCGCCGGGTCGAAAGCCGGTCACGACCGTGCTGAGGACCCCCGACCGCCGGGACGCTGTGTACGCTTTCGTCGACGAACAGCTGGCGGAAGGGAGGCAGGCATACATTGTCTATCCTCTGGTGAGCGAATCCGAGAAGGTGGATCTGCTCGCCGCAACCGAAGAATTCGAGCGCCTTCGACAGGAAGTGTTCCCCGAGCGTCGCCTCGGGCTTCTGCACGGCCAGCTCCGGCCGGCGGAAAAGGACGCGGTCATGCGTTCGTTCTTGGCGGGGGACCTCGACCTCGTGGTCGCTACCACCGTGATAGAGGTCGGCATCGACGTGGCCAACGCCACCGTGCTGGTGATCGAACACGCCGAGCGCTTCGGACTCTCACAGCTGCACCAACTACGGGGGCGCGTGGGTCGCGGGGCGGCCGAGAGCCACTGCATCATGATCGCAGAGCCCGTGGAGGAGGCGTCGGAGCGCCTCAAGGTATTCCGCGACACCTCAGACGGATTCGAGATCGCGCGCGCCGACCTTCGCATCCGAGGCCAAGGAGATCTCTTCGGTAGCCAGCAGCACGGGCGCGATCCGCTGCTACGATTCGCGGATCTCATGACGGATGAGGATCTCTTGATCGAGGCCCAGCGCGCGGCTCGTGAACTCGTCGCCGCGGATCCCGAGCTCC